In Abyssisolibacter fermentans, a genomic segment contains:
- the rsfS gene encoding ribosome silencing factor, with protein sequence MAKIKHMLKEAIEAVQNKKTFDIKLLDISELSSIADYFLICSANNERQVQSASDEVERKMKDNEFNVLNIEGYRSGRWILMDLGDVVVHIFHKEDRDFYNLDRLWVDAENIDIDNII encoded by the coding sequence GTGGCAAAGATTAAGCATATGTTGAAGGAAGCAATAGAAGCTGTTCAAAATAAAAAAACATTCGATATTAAATTGTTAGATATTTCCGAATTAAGCTCAATAGCTGATTATTTCTTGATTTGTAGTGCCAATAATGAAAGACAGGTACAATCAGCATCAGATGAAGTAGAAAGAAAGATGAAAGATAATGAATTTAATGTATTAAATATTGAAGGTTATAGGAGTGGTAGGTGGATTTTGATGGACTTAGGAGACGTAGTAGTACATATATTTCATAAAGAAGATAGGGATTTTTATAATTTAGACAGACTTTGGGTAGATGCAGAAAA
- the yqeK gene encoding bis(5'-nucleosyl)-tetraphosphatase (symmetrical) YqeK, which produces MYELIQKYKDQLIKDIGGKRFDHSVRVMDTAKRLAIVHREDEKKAEIAGLLHDCGRFIDDELLLKNAKKFGIIRNDYFKDTKELMHAELGACIAKNIYDIKDMDIINAIRYHTTGRENMSRLEKIVFLADYIEPARDFCGVEEIRKLSFRDLDLAILKALDNTIKFLIQKNQYLHIRTVEARNYLLQNNISYI; this is translated from the coding sequence ATGTATGAATTAATTCAAAAATATAAAGATCAATTAATTAAAGATATTGGCGGTAAGAGGTTTGATCATTCTGTCAGAGTTATGGATACTGCAAAAAGATTAGCAATAGTTCATAGAGAAGATGAGAAAAAAGCTGAGATTGCTGGTTTATTACATGATTGCGGTAGGTTTATAGACGATGAATTATTATTGAAAAACGCAAAAAAATTTGGTATAATACGAAATGATTATTTTAAAGATACAAAGGAACTTATGCATGCAGAACTAGGAGCTTGTATAGCAAAAAATATATATGATATAAAAGATATGGATATAATAAATGCTATAAGATATCATACAACTGGAAGAGAAAATATGAGTAGACTTGAAAAAATAGTATTTTTAGCTGATTATATTGAGCCTGCTAGAGACTTTTGCGGAGTAGAAGAAATAAGGAAACTTTCATTTAGAGATTTAGATTTAGCTATATTAAAAGCATTAGATAATACTATAAAATTTTTAATACAAAAAAATCAATACTTACACATACGTACTGTAGAAGCTAGAAACTATCTGTTACAAAATAATATTTCGTACATATAA
- the nadD gene encoding nicotinate-nucleotide adenylyltransferase, with amino-acid sequence MRCGIMGGTFDPIHFGHLFVAEEVRTRLNLDKIIFMPTGLPPHKNNSNITQSIHRYAMALIATGSNPYFEVSTIELDKKEISYTIDTVKELKKLRTGVKEFYFITGADALLQLSTWKNIGQLINECKFIAATRPGFEFKDMEKEIERLEKEYNTKIYEMSTTSLQISSTEIRDRVKKDCSIRYLLPEAVRNYIYKYGLYK; translated from the coding sequence ATGAGATGTGGAATTATGGGTGGAACTTTCGACCCTATACATTTTGGTCATTTGTTTGTAGCTGAAGAAGTTAGGACAAGATTAAATCTAGATAAGATAATATTTATGCCAACTGGCTTGCCACCACATAAAAATAACTCAAACATAACTCAGTCAATACATAGGTATGCAATGGCTTTAATTGCGACAGGTTCTAATCCGTATTTTGAAGTATCAACTATAGAATTAGATAAAAAAGAAATCAGTTACACTATTGATACGGTGAAAGAGTTAAAGAAATTAAGGACTGGAGTAAAGGAATTTTACTTTATAACTGGAGCAGATGCTCTTTTGCAGCTATCAACATGGAAAAATATAGGTCAATTAATAAATGAATGCAAATTTATTGCGGCTACAAGACCTGGTTTTGAATTTAAAGACATGGAAAAAGAAATAGAGAGATTAGAAAAAGAGTATAATACAAAGATTTATGAAATGTCTACTACTTCTCTACAAATATCTTCTACTGAGATTAGAGATAGAGTTAAAAAAGACTGTAGCATAAGATATTTATTGCCTGAAGCTGTTAGAAATTACATTTACAAATATGGACTATATAAATAA
- the yhbY gene encoding ribosome assembly RNA-binding protein YhbY, whose translation MITGKQRSYLKKIANNIDSIFQLGKNGITEAFINQVEEALEARELIKIKVLNNSFLDTKEAANEVADRVNAEFVQSIGSKFVIYRESEENKKIELPN comes from the coding sequence ATGATAACTGGAAAACAAAGAAGCTATCTAAAGAAAATAGCTAATAATATAGATTCTATTTTTCAATTAGGGAAAAATGGTATAACAGAGGCTTTTATAAATCAAGTTGAAGAAGCTTTAGAAGCTAGAGAATTAATAAAAATTAAGGTATTAAATAATAGTTTCTTAGATACAAAGGAAGCTGCTAATGAAGTAGCTGATAGAGTAAATGCAGAATTTGTTCAAAGTATTGGAAGTAAATTTGTTATTTATAGAGAATCAGAAGAAAACAAAAAAATTGAATTACCAAATTAA
- the obgE gene encoding GTPase ObgE, with protein MFIDKAKIFVKGGNGGHGAVAWRREKFEPSGGPAGGDGGYGGNVILQVDEGLRTLMDFRYKRKYCAQNGDNGRKKYQFGKKGMDLIIKIPAGTIVRDELTNKVIADMTENDQTFVIAKGGRGGKGNAKFATATRQAPGFAEGGTKGEERNIILELKLLADIGLIGFPNVGKSTILSIMSDAKPKIANYHFTTLKPNLGMVRIGENKSFVMADIPGLIEGAHKGIGLGHEFLRHIERTKILVHMIDVSGHEGRNPIEDFYKINEELKEYNSLLLERPQIVVANKMDIPGAEEGYTALKEELEPKGYVVMKLSAATRKGVEELKFKIWEELKNAPDLEPIIKVEEVTFENPTKEDYVVKAQDGKFIVEGNFVQKLLDSTNFDDMDSIRYFQKRLREKGIIEELEKLGVKEEDVVDICGYEFEFFF; from the coding sequence ATGTTTATAGATAAGGCAAAAATTTTTGTTAAAGGTGGCAATGGCGGACACGGTGCTGTTGCATGGCGAAGAGAAAAGTTTGAACCTTCTGGAGGACCAGCAGGAGGAGATGGAGGTTATGGTGGTAATGTTATTCTTCAAGTAGATGAAGGATTAAGAACACTTATGGATTTTAGATACAAAAGAAAATATTGCGCACAAAACGGAGATAATGGACGAAAAAAATACCAGTTTGGAAAAAAAGGAATGGATTTGATAATAAAAATTCCAGCAGGAACAATTGTTAGAGATGAACTAACTAATAAAGTAATAGCAGATATGACAGAAAATGATCAAACTTTTGTTATAGCAAAAGGTGGTAGAGGTGGTAAAGGAAATGCAAAATTTGCTACTGCTACTAGACAAGCACCTGGGTTTGCTGAAGGTGGAACAAAAGGAGAAGAAAGGAATATTATATTAGAACTTAAATTACTAGCAGATATAGGTCTTATTGGTTTTCCTAATGTTGGAAAATCAACAATACTATCTATTATGTCTGATGCAAAACCCAAAATAGCAAACTATCATTTTACAACGTTAAAACCTAATTTAGGCATGGTAAGGATTGGAGAAAATAAAAGCTTTGTAATGGCAGACATTCCAGGGCTTATTGAAGGAGCTCATAAAGGGATAGGGTTAGGACATGAGTTTTTAAGACATATAGAGAGAACAAAGATTTTAGTTCATATGATTGATGTATCTGGACACGAAGGCAGAAATCCAATTGAAGATTTTTATAAAATTAACGAAGAATTAAAAGAGTATAATTCATTATTATTAGAAAGACCACAGATAGTAGTTGCTAATAAAATGGATATACCAGGAGCAGAAGAAGGTTATACAGCACTTAAAGAAGAATTAGAACCTAAAGGCTATGTAGTTATGAAATTGTCAGCAGCGACTAGAAAAGGTGTTGAAGAACTAAAGTTTAAAATATGGGAAGAATTAAAAAATGCTCCTGATTTAGAACCTATTATAAAAGTAGAAGAAGTGACATTTGAGAATCCAACTAAGGAAGATTACGTTGTAAAAGCCCAGGATGGTAAGTTTATAGTTGAAGGTAATTTTGTTCAGAAGTTACTAGATTCTACAAACTTTGATGATATGGATTCTATCAGGTATTTCCAAAAAAGATTAAGAGAAAAAGGAATAATAGAAGAGTTGGAAAAACTAGGAGTAAAGGAAGAAGATGTTGTAGATATTTGTGGGTATGAATTTGAGTTCTTTTTCTAA
- the rpmA gene encoding 50S ribosomal protein L27, with protein MIRVNLQLFAHKKGVGSSKNGRDSESKRLGVKRADGQFVLAGNILVRQRGTKIHPGNNVKKGGDDTLFAVVDGIVKFERKGKARKQVSVYSKEAIQA; from the coding sequence ATGATAAGAGTAAATTTACAGTTATTTGCACATAAAAAAGGTGTTGGTAGCTCTAAAAACGGTCGTGATAGTGAATCTAAAAGACTTGGAGTTAAAAGAGCTGACGGACAATTTGTTTTAGCTGGAAATATTTTAGTTAGACAAAGAGGAACAAAAATACATCCAGGAAACAATGTTAAAAAAGGTGGAGATGACACATTATTTGCAGTAGTTGATGGTATAGTTAAGTTTGAGAGAAAAGGTAAAGCTAGAAAGCAAGTAAGTGTTTATTCTAAAGAAGCTATTCAAGCATAA
- a CDS encoding ribosomal-processing cysteine protease Prp — MIRIELFLNSEDYVTKYRAKGHSGYEESGRDIICAAISILSYTALNSLQEVCQIDVEYKIDDDGFMEFVIPAEIDSEKRYKVNIVMDTVIIGIKSIIENYPEYVTLKYREV; from the coding sequence ATGATTAGAATAGAGCTTTTTCTTAATAGTGAAGATTATGTAACAAAGTATAGAGCAAAGGGTCATTCTGGGTATGAAGAAAGTGGTAGAGATATAATATGTGCTGCTATTTCAATACTCAGCTATACTGCCCTAAATTCTTTACAAGAAGTGTGTCAAATTGATGTAGAGTATAAGATAGATGATGATGGCTTTATGGAATTTGTCATACCAGCTGAAATTGATAGTGAAAAGAGATATAAAGTAAACATAGTTATGGATACAGTAATTATTGGAATTAAGAGTATTATTGAAAATTATCCGGAATATGTAACTCTCAAATACAGGGAGGTGTAA
- the rplU gene encoding 50S ribosomal protein L21 has product MYAVIETGGKQYRVQEGDTVFVEKLNVNEGESVKFDKILLLSDEGKITVGKPYVDGSSVEGKVVENGKAKKVIVFKYKPKKDYRNKQGHRQPYTKVMIEKISL; this is encoded by the coding sequence ATGTATGCAGTTATAGAAACAGGTGGAAAGCAATATAGAGTTCAAGAAGGAGATACTGTTTTTGTTGAGAAGTTAAATGTAAATGAAGGTGAAAGTGTTAAATTTGACAAAATACTTTTATTATCTGATGAAGGCAAAATAACAGTTGGAAAACCTTATGTAGATGGTTCTAGTGTTGAAGGTAAAGTAGTTGAAAACGGTAAAGCTAAAAAAGTTATAGTTTTTAAATATAAGCCTAAAAAAGATTATAGAAATAAACAAGGACATCGTCAACCATATACAAAGGTTATGATTGAAAAAATCAGTTTATAA
- a CDS encoding Rne/Rng family ribonuclease, with translation MNEIIIDVGVNQKRAAIMENNQLVELYIERKDTKRTLGNIYKGRVVNVLPGMQAAFVDIGLAKNAFLYVADAVSSDDIIDNKTFDINKTPIQQVVKKGQEIIVQVIKEAYGSKGARVTTQITFPGRYLVYMPSTEYIGISRKITDEKERIRLKDIAEILKDDKFGLIMRTVAEGKTQEEIDKDLAYLKKKHKRILREKNLGKAPKIIYEELDLVERVVRDIFSFKTNKLVINNWDKYNNILEQIEAYNNMLSDRIEYFDLKQSIFDYYRIQAEIDNALQKKVWLESGGYLVIDETEALTVIDVNTGKYIGSSNLEDTVLQTNIEASCEIARQIRLRNIGGIIIIDFIDMYSDEDDKQVINELEKALKNDRIRTTVLGMTKLGLVEMTRKKTGKRLSARLLRACPSCEDTGKIFSEYEIVRKIENEVRRISMHTCVNNVLFAIHPYFHDILNKRHLDDLNKISDAFNINIYFKDSSVDLNEIKILKMGSKKEIEKLI, from the coding sequence ATGAATGAAATTATAATTGATGTTGGTGTTAATCAAAAGAGAGCAGCTATTATGGAAAACAATCAACTAGTTGAGCTTTATATAGAAAGAAAAGACACCAAAAGAACATTAGGTAATATATACAAAGGTAGAGTTGTAAATGTTTTGCCAGGTATGCAAGCAGCTTTTGTAGATATTGGACTTGCTAAAAATGCTTTTTTATATGTTGCAGATGCTGTATCTTCGGATGATATTATTGACAATAAAACATTTGATATCAATAAAACACCAATACAGCAAGTTGTTAAAAAAGGACAAGAAATAATAGTTCAGGTAATAAAAGAAGCGTATGGCTCTAAAGGGGCTAGAGTGACTACACAAATTACTTTTCCGGGAAGATATTTAGTATATATGCCATCAACTGAATATATCGGGATATCAAGGAAAATAACGGATGAGAAAGAGAGAATAAGGTTAAAAGATATAGCAGAAATATTAAAGGATGATAAATTTGGTCTTATAATGAGAACCGTAGCAGAAGGAAAAACACAAGAAGAAATCGACAAAGATTTAGCATATTTAAAGAAGAAGCATAAAAGAATATTAAGAGAAAAAAATCTTGGTAAAGCGCCTAAGATTATTTATGAGGAGTTAGATTTAGTAGAAAGAGTTGTAAGAGATATTTTTTCTTTTAAAACAAATAAATTGGTAATAAATAATTGGGACAAGTACAACAATATACTAGAGCAAATAGAGGCTTATAATAACATGCTAAGTGATAGAATAGAATATTTTGATTTAAAGCAAAGTATATTTGATTACTATAGAATACAGGCTGAAATAGATAATGCTTTACAAAAGAAAGTTTGGCTTGAAAGTGGTGGATATTTAGTGATTGATGAGACAGAAGCTTTGACGGTTATAGATGTCAATACTGGAAAATATATTGGTAGTTCAAATTTAGAAGACACTGTTTTACAAACTAATATAGAAGCTTCTTGTGAAATAGCTAGACAAATAAGACTTAGAAATATTGGTGGAATAATCATAATAGATTTTATAGATATGTATAGTGATGAAGATGATAAACAGGTGATAAATGAGCTTGAGAAAGCTTTGAAGAATGATAGGATAAGAACTACTGTATTAGGAATGACCAAATTAGGATTAGTAGAAATGACTAGGAAAAAAACAGGCAAAAGATTAAGTGCCAGACTTCTTAGAGCATGTCCAAGTTGTGAAGATACGGGGAAAATTTTTTCGGAGTATGAAATAGTACGTAAAATAGAAAATGAGGTAAGAAGAATTAGTATGCACACTTGTGTTAACAATGTTCTATTTGCAATACATCCATATTTTCATGATATTCTTAACAAGAGACATTTAGATGATTTGAATAAAATTAGTGATGCTTTTAATATAAATATATATTTTAAAGATTCATCAGTCGATTTAAATGAAATTAAAATATTAAAAATGGGAAGTAAAAAGGAAATTGAAAAACTAATTTAA
- a CDS encoding TIGR03936 family radical SAM-associated protein produces the protein MNVIRSKFSKSGHLKYISHLDLMRLMNRALRRADIPVVYTQGFNPQPRISFATALSLGVESEGEYVDIELSQHIPEQQFIKSLNDKLPDGIKIIKVSYVNDKKSIMSLIRWSQYVIELKFDENMNKESLQDIIDKVLSQESIMYTKTSRKKGKKIRREVEIRNLIKNIEILMFNNNTAVVKSTLRTGSDGNLKPEALIDVFERYGDLKINREDVKIQRIELFIENNGEAILPIA, from the coding sequence ATGAATGTGATTAGATCAAAATTCAGTAAAAGTGGACATTTAAAATACATTTCTCATTTGGATTTGATGAGATTAATGAATAGAGCTTTAAGAAGAGCTGATATCCCTGTTGTATATACACAAGGATTTAATCCACAGCCAAGGATATCATTTGCGACCGCATTATCTTTAGGTGTAGAGAGTGAAGGTGAATATGTAGATATTGAACTTAGTCAACATATTCCTGAGCAGCAGTTTATAAAAAGTTTAAATGATAAATTACCTGATGGTATCAAAATTATTAAAGTATCATATGTGAACGATAAAAAATCGATAATGAGTTTGATAAGATGGTCTCAATATGTCATAGAGCTAAAGTTTGATGAAAATATGAACAAAGAATCTTTGCAAGATATTATTGATAAGGTTTTATCTCAAGAATCAATAATGTATACAAAGACTAGTAGAAAAAAGGGGAAAAAAATTAGACGAGAAGTAGAAATAAGGAATCTAATAAAGAACATAGAAATATTAATGTTTAACAATAATACTGCTGTGGTAAAGAGTACATTAAGAACAGGAAGTGATGGAAATTTAAAACCAGAGGCATTAATAGATGTATTTGAAAGATATGGAGATTTGAAAATAAACAGAGAAGACGTAAAAATTCAGAGAATAGAGCTTTTTATTGAAAATAATGGGGAAGCTATTTTGCCCATTGCGTAA
- a CDS encoding TIGR03960 family B12-binding radical SAM protein, with protein MIFNDKLEKILIKVEKPARYIGNEVNSVVKDVNDVDIRFAFCFPDVYEVGMSHLGMHILYNILNNQDYVYCERVFAPWLDMEEEMKKNHVELFSLETKSSLREFDFVGFTLQYEMSYTNILNMLDLGNIPLLSTQRNEEHPFVIAGGPCAYNPEPLAGIIDFFVLGEGEDSLVEIMELYRKFKKENSSRVDFLKMVSKIEGVYVPSFYEVDYNEDGTIKEMNPIVNGCPKTIKKRIQKNLDQTYYPDKFIVPYIETVHDRIMLEIFRGCTRGCRFCQAGMIYRPVRERKTDTLVALAKKLVKTTGHEEISLSSLSTSDYSDLENLVVTLIEEFKDKRIGLSLPSLRLDSFSMEIIEEIQKIRKTGLTFAPEAGSQRLRDVINKGINEEDLISSVSDAFKQGWSTVKLYFMIGLPTETDEDVLGIKDLSYKVKDLFFSVPKDKLKGNLKITTSASCFVPKPFTPFQWYGQNTIEEFDRKQKMLRKEIRDKKIKFNTHDARLSFLEAVIARGDRKISEVLIKAWEKGCKFDGWSDHFKFDKWMEAFEETNIDPEFYANRQRDYDEVLPWDFVDIGVSKKYLINENEKAKKEEITRDCRKGCTSCGINKAFDGGVCNECD; from the coding sequence ATGATATTTAATGACAAATTGGAAAAAATCCTTATTAAGGTTGAAAAACCAGCTAGATATATTGGAAACGAAGTAAATAGTGTTGTTAAAGATGTAAATGATGTAGATATAAGGTTTGCATTTTGTTTTCCAGATGTATATGAGGTTGGAATGTCTCATTTAGGTATGCATATTTTATATAATATTTTAAACAATCAAGATTATGTTTATTGTGAAAGAGTTTTTGCTCCTTGGTTAGACATGGAAGAAGAAATGAAAAAAAATCATGTAGAATTGTTTTCGCTAGAGACAAAAAGCTCATTAAGAGAATTTGATTTTGTAGGTTTTACGTTACAATATGAAATGAGCTATACTAACATACTCAACATGCTTGATTTGGGAAATATTCCTTTGTTATCTACTCAAAGGAATGAAGAGCATCCTTTTGTTATAGCTGGCGGTCCATGTGCATATAATCCAGAACCTTTAGCAGGAATAATAGATTTTTTTGTCTTAGGAGAAGGCGAAGATTCTCTTGTAGAAATCATGGAATTATATAGGAAATTTAAAAAAGAAAATTCTTCAAGAGTTGATTTTCTTAAAATGGTTTCTAAAATTGAAGGTGTATATGTTCCATCTTTTTATGAAGTTGATTATAATGAAGATGGAACTATAAAGGAAATGAATCCAATAGTAAATGGGTGTCCAAAGACAATAAAAAAACGAATACAAAAAAATTTGGATCAAACATATTATCCAGACAAATTTATTGTTCCTTATATAGAAACAGTTCATGACAGGATTATGCTTGAAATATTTAGAGGATGTACTAGGGGATGTAGATTCTGTCAAGCTGGAATGATTTACAGACCAGTTCGAGAAAGAAAAACAGATACATTGGTAGCTTTAGCTAAAAAATTGGTAAAAACCACAGGACATGAAGAAATATCCTTATCTTCATTAAGTACAAGTGATTATTCAGATCTAGAAAATTTAGTAGTTACATTGATTGAAGAATTTAAGGACAAAAGAATAGGATTATCGTTACCATCATTAAGACTTGATTCGTTTTCAATGGAAATAATTGAAGAAATACAAAAAATAAGAAAAACTGGGCTAACTTTTGCGCCTGAAGCGGGTAGTCAAAGATTAAGAGATGTAATTAATAAAGGCATAAATGAAGAAGATTTGATTAGTTCTGTTAGTGATGCATTTAAACAAGGCTGGTCAACAGTTAAGCTATATTTTATGATTGGTCTTCCAACAGAGACAGATGAAGACGTCTTGGGTATAAAGGATTTATCGTATAAGGTTAAAGATTTATTTTTTTCTGTTCCAAAAGATAAATTAAAAGGCAATTTAAAAATAACAACCAGTGCTTCATGCTTTGTACCAAAACCATTTACTCCATTTCAATGGTATGGTCAAAATACTATTGAAGAATTTGACAGAAAGCAAAAAATGCTAAGAAAAGAAATAAGAGATAAAAAGATTAAATTTAATACACATGATGCAAGATTAAGTTTCTTAGAGGCGGTAATTGCCAGAGGAGATAGAAAAATATCAGAAGTTTTAATAAAAGCGTGGGAAAAAGGCTGTAAATTTGATGGATGGTCTGATCATTTTAAATTTGATAAATGGATGGAAGCTTTCGAGGAGACTAATATAGATCCTGAATTTTATGCAAATAGACAAAGAGATTATGATGAAGTACTACCTTGGGATTTTGTAGATATAGGAGTAAGCAAAAAGTATTTAATCAACGAAAATGAAAAAGCTAAAAAAGAAGAAATTACAAGAGATTGTAGAAAAGGATGTACTTCTTGTGGAATAAATAAGGCGTTTGATGGTGGTGTTTGTAATGAATGTGATTAG
- a CDS encoding site-2 protease family protein, translated as MQIFKFRDFSINVNQSVLLLIFFLFYFEINVIAIIFTIFIHEFFHGIGAILMNTKIRRLNIFLFGCVFNFDEFIGLDPKKESLICIMGPLGNILFVLTLKLCEKIFLGNNFINQLVSYNLYMAVFNLLPMLPLDGGRVLRAIFTYFFGFKLGTKIVLYITYSLSAIFIIISLYSFIVFNKGIIVVFIMAYIVKIALKEKERTSFNFINGLANRKKNIMKKKVLKAYIIVSLENVKVNRILNKLLPRRYHIIIIINKYGELVGSLSEEELIEGVFKHGFDVLLKELI; from the coding sequence ATGCAAATATTTAAATTTAGAGATTTTTCGATTAATGTTAATCAAAGTGTTTTGTTATTAATATTTTTTCTTTTTTATTTTGAAATAAATGTTATAGCTATAATATTTACTATATTTATACACGAATTTTTTCATGGTATTGGTGCTATATTAATGAATACTAAAATAAGAAGGTTGAATATTTTTCTATTTGGTTGTGTTTTCAATTTTGATGAATTTATTGGATTAGACCCTAAGAAGGAAAGTTTAATTTGCATAATGGGTCCTTTAGGCAACATTTTATTTGTATTAACATTGAAACTTTGCGAAAAAATTTTTTTGGGAAATAACTTCATAAATCAATTAGTGAGTTACAATTTATATATGGCAGTTTTTAATTTATTACCAATGCTGCCACTAGATGGCGGTAGAGTGTTAAGAGCAATATTTACTTATTTTTTTGGTTTTAAATTAGGTACCAAAATAGTGCTATATATTACATATAGTTTAAGTGCTATCTTTATAATAATAAGTTTATATAGTTTTATTGTATTTAATAAAGGTATAATTGTAGTGTTTATTATGGCTTATATCGTAAAAATTGCACTTAAAGAAAAAGAAAGGACATCGTTTAATTTTATTAATGGACTAGCAAATAGAAAAAAGAACATAATGAAGAAGAAAGTATTAAAAGCTTATATTATTGTAAGTTTAGAGAATGTAAAGGTTAATAGAATTTTGAATAAATTATTACCTAGGAGATATCATATAATTATTATAATAAATAAATATGGTGAATTAGTTGGTTCTTTAAGTGAGGAAGAGTTAATAGAAGGGGTTTTCAAACATGGATTTGATGTTTTGTTGAAAGAATTAATATAA
- a CDS encoding M23 family metallopeptidase — MKRKGVLPYRMKKTKRNNYYYNRKNKNFYLSQLKKIIVCIIIILCIIVLKKIDTSNTQRAVELVDKTVKYDYDFIENSKSIVEFFKGLKEKSNNNINVFNLNEDKLETNVEKPIAGKLYRNFGRIEKSSNITINNSGIDIKPYDEEVVAIDNGIVEDIGYEKLKGNFIIIHHENIQSKYQGLDKIYAEIGQKIKKGEKIGIIGKKDNKYLHFEIWENGKPIDPLKRLYNNYY, encoded by the coding sequence GTGTTTTACCCTATAGAATGAAAAAAACTAAGAGAAATAATTATTATTACAATCGAAAAAACAAAAATTTTTATTTAAGTCAACTTAAAAAAATAATTGTATGTATCATTATTATTTTATGCATTATTGTACTAAAAAAGATTGATACAAGTAATACTCAAAGAGCGGTTGAACTTGTAGATAAAACAGTTAAATATGATTATGACTTTATAGAAAATAGTAAGTCAATAGTAGAATTTTTCAAAGGGCTGAAAGAAAAATCAAATAATAATATCAATGTTTTTAATTTGAATGAAGATAAGCTTGAAACAAATGTAGAAAAACCTATTGCAGGAAAGCTGTATAGAAATTTTGGCAGAATTGAAAAATCAAGTAATATAACAATAAATAATAGTGGTATTGATATTAAGCCATATGATGAAGAAGTCGTTGCTATAGACAATGGTATAGTTGAAGATATTGGATATGAAAAACTAAAGGGAAACTTTATAATAATTCATCATGAAAATATACAGAGTAAATATCAAGGGCTAGATAAAATATATGCTGAAATAGGTCAAAAAATTAAAAAAGGAGAGAAAATAGGAATTATAGGCAAAAAAGATAACAAGTATCTCCATTTTGAGATTTGGGAAAATGGTAAACCAATTGACCCATTAAAAAGATTATATAATAATTATTATTAA